The Syngnathus acus chromosome 3, fSynAcu1.2, whole genome shotgun sequence genome includes a window with the following:
- the trappc2l gene encoding trafficking protein particle complex subunit 2-like protein, with translation MAVCIAVIAKENYPLYIRSVSPQNELKFHYTVHTSLDVVEEKISAVGKSLGDQREFYLGLLYPTEDYKVYGYVTNSKVKFVIVVDSANTSLRDNEIRSMFRKLHNSFTDVMCNPFHTPGSPIQSKAFDEIVSGMMSQSA, from the exons ATGGCGGTGTGCATCGCTGTCATCGCAAAAGAG AACTACCCGCTGTACATCCGCAGCGTTTCCCCTCAAAATGAGCTAAAATTTCACTACACCGTGCACACCTCGCTGGATGTGGTGGAGGAGAAGATTTCCGCCGTGGGAAAGTCACTGGGTGACCAGAGAGAGTTCTACCTGGGTCTACTATATCCCACCGAGGATTATAAAGT ATATGGCTATGTCACAAACTCCAAGGTTaaatttgttattgttgtagaTTCAGCTAACACGTCGTTGCGGGACAATGAAATAAGAAGC ATGTTCCGAAAACTGCACAACTCCTTCACTGACGTCATGTGTAACCCATTCCATACTCCCGGCAGCCCAATTCAGTCCAA agcATTTGATGAGATTGTCTCTGGAATGATGTCTCAAAGTGCTTGA